The following proteins come from a genomic window of Leguminivora glycinivorella isolate SPB_JAAS2020 chromosome 6, LegGlyc_1.1, whole genome shotgun sequence:
- the LOC125226883 gene encoding sodium/potassium-transporting ATPase subunit beta-2-like encodes MGLEKRTIKIIVIVVVAVVILGGLLGLLLGLLLYPYYVVLEVWPRSVDDYRWDQPLIQFRPEDPGSFHPWIQRTNDFLRVYETMVPESPPRAPCTTRERMHTMPRPPDCDQAMRRWDPCTIDMGYGYPMGTPCVFLRLSHINYWTPHPYNYSMNLHIPPEMPKHIREGMAAANGIDYVWVSCQGEFGADKENIGTVHYITGGLPPGFPLSRLHTADRIPYASRHLPEKDPGPLVGVFFKEPRRGVVINVECRIWARDIYYDGTGRTGRARFEIFVE; translated from the exons ATGGGGCTGGAGAAGagaactatcaagattattgtCATTGTTGTGGTCGCTGTAGTTATTCTTG GTGGCTTACTGGGGCTTCTACTCGGCCTCTTGTTGTACCCGTATTATGTAG TGTTGGAGGTGTGGCCGCGTTCGGTGGACGACTACAGATGGGACCAGCCGCTCATCCAGTTTCGACCTGAGGACCCGGGATCCTTCCATCCTTGGATCCAGCGCACCAATGATTTCCTCAGAG TGTATGAAACAATGGTTCCCGAAAGCCCTCCCCGCGCACCTTGCACGACTCGCGAGCGCATGCATACAATGCCTCGACCCCCGGACTGCGACCAAGCCATGAGGAGATGGGACCCGTGTACCATCGATATGGGATACGGGTACCCTATGGGCACACCTTGTGTGTTCCTGAGACTATCTCAC ATAAACTACTGGACACCGCATCCGTACAACTATTCAATGAACCTCCACATCCCGCCTGAGATGCCCAAGCACATAAGAGAGGGAATG GCTGCTGCAAACGGCATAGACTACGTCTGGGTATCCTGCCAAGGGGAATTCGGAGCCGACAAGGAGAACATCGGAACCGTACACTACATCACCGGCGGCCTGCCTCCAGGGTTCCCTTTGAGCCGTCTCCACACCGCTGACAGGATCCCCTACGCCAGCAGACATCTCCCGGAGAAGGACCCTGGGCCGCTGGTTGGCGTGTTCTTTAAGGAGCCAAGAC GTGGCGTGGTCATCAACGTAGAATGCCGCATCTGGGCTCGGGACATCTACTATGACGGAACTGGACGCACCGGACGAGCTCGCTTCGAGATCTTCGTCGAGTAG
- the LOC125227332 gene encoding sodium/potassium-transporting ATPase subunit beta-2-like has protein sequence MGLEKRTIKIIISVLVISIIIGCSLGLLFVYLFYKASYIELQLWPHLPDDDQRLIHFKTAEPGTWHPWVHRINDLLKEYETSTPEDPPNAPCSTHPYHEESGRSEACVHAMKYWHPCTIDTLYEYVRGTPCVFLRLAHIDQWTPQPYNTSMDLPIPNDMPDHLKKGLNHPSAKLEDYVWVSCKGKSPVDDENIRHIRYIPEFLPPGFPIRRLHTADKEASFTANDGGPLVAVLFQNLTRGVIISVECRIWTRDVAYDGISDVGRTTFELLVD, from the exons ATGGGACTCGAAAAAAgaactattaaaattataatcagTGTTTTAGTTATTTCAATTATAATTG gttGCTCACTCGGACTTCTATTTGtctatttgttttataaggcgTCTTACATTG AGCTGCAGTTGTGGCCACATCTACCTGATGATGACCAACGTCTCATTCACTTCAAAACCGCCGAGCCCGGCACCTGGCATCCTTGGGTTCATCGGATTAATGACCTCCTTAAGG aGTATGAAACCTCAACGCCCGAAGATCCACCCAACGCACCATGTTCCACTCATCCCTACCATGAGGAGTCGGGACGCTCGGAGGCATGTGTACACGCTATGAAGTACTGGCACCCTTGCACCATTGATACCCTGTATGAGTACGTCAGAGGCACGCCATGTGTGTTTCTGAGGCTGGCTCAT ATCGACCAATGGACGCCTCAACCATACAATACTTCGATGGACTTGCCTATCCCAAATGATATGCCGGACCATTTGAAGAAAGGCTTG AATCACCCATCAGCAAAACTCGAAGACTACGTCTGGGTATCATGTAAAGGAAAATCTCCAGTGGACGATGAAAATATTCGTCATATTCGGTATATACCAGAATTCCTGCCTCCAGGGTTCCCGATCAGACGGCTACATACTGCTGATAAAGAAGCTAGCTTTACTGCTAATGACGGAGGACCATTGGTCGCAGTGCTGTTCCAGAATTTGACGC GTGGCGTGATCATCAGTGTGGAATGTCGGATCTGGACTCGGGATGTGGCTTACGATGGTATCAGCGACGTCGGTCGAACCACCTTCGAATTACTTGTAGACTAG